GAGGAGGTTGTTCGGCGGGAAGCTCGGGCGCTGCGCGGTCTTCCGCGGCGAGGGCGGCGCATGGCGGTGAGCGGTGCCCAGTGAGCGCGGGGGCGCCGGGGTCCCGCCGCGCGCGGCCCGCTTTGACCCTGGCGCTGCCCCTTTTCTCCAGGCCCGAGACGCAGCAGCGGCCGCAAGCCCAGGCGCCGCCCGCacgccccgcagcccccgggcCCCTGGGTCGCCGCCCGGCGCCGCGAGTCCTTCCGCCGTGAGGCCCCCCGCAGCCCGCCTCGGCTCCGGGCCCCCCGCCGGCCGTGACGCCGCCCCCGGGGGCCGCCCCGAGCAACGTGGGGGCGACGGAGCGGCCAAgaaccagaagaagaagaaaaaccggAACGGGGCCCCCGTGGCGCGTGGCGGCGGGAAGGACCCAGAGGAGCCGGCCCCAGAGGAAGCGCC
This Canis lupus dingo isolate Sandy chromosome 13, ASM325472v2, whole genome shotgun sequence DNA region includes the following protein-coding sequences:
- the C13H8orf33 gene encoding UPF0488 protein C8orf33 homolog isoform X2; translated protein: MAARDAAAAASPGAARTPRSPRAPGSPPGAASPSAVRPPAARLGSGPPAGRDAAPGGRPEQRGGDGAAKNQKKKKNRNGAPVARGGGKDPEEPAPEEAPRSAEAQEEQLARELAWCVEQLELGLRTRRPSPKQREQAAGAIRSLRSDSTPLPRKRQLMRSLFGDYRARMEAERRDALRALRAALLLIWVFPKCR